In Colletotrichum destructivum chromosome 8, complete sequence, the following proteins share a genomic window:
- a CDS encoding Putative small-subunit processome, Utp11 protein: MSSMRNAVQRRSHRERAQPVERQRFGLLEKHKDYSLRAKDYNKKKAQIKSLRQKAAERNEDEFYFGMLSRNSMGSRLKDGRKWSGTVAGDRGNKAMDMETVRLLKTQDVGYVRTMRNVISKEVKRLEEQVVLVGGIEAASQNGDDGDDSDDDIETRPAAPRKIVFLDGTEVKAEAAQQEAMDLDGDGSDEDEFKGFDDDKEDDGNDDAQTQKEKTLQRLRLQLQNAKKKLKVLSKAEEGLEIQRAKMAKTATSGGTTKKGKKIMVRTRKR; encoded by the exons ATGTCGTCGATGCGCAACGCCGTCCAGCGGCGCTCCCATAGGGAGCGTGCCCAGCCCGTGGAGCGCCAACGTttcggcctcctcgagaaGCACAAG GATTACTCCCTCCGTGCGAAAGATTACAATAAGAAGAAGGCGCAGATCAAGTCCCTGCGCCAAAAAGCTGCCGAACGCAACGAGGATGAGTTTTATTTCGGCATGCTTAGCCGCAACTCCATGGGCTCGCGCCTCAAGGACGGCAGGAAGTGGTCTGGCACCGTAGCCGGCGACCGCGGCAACAAGGCTATGGATATGGAAACGGTACGGCTTCTCAAGACGCAGGACGTCGGCTACGTGCGCACCATGCGTAACGTCATCTCCAAAGAGGTGAAGCGCCTCGAGGAGCAGGTCGTGTTAGTTGGCGGCATCGAAGCGGCGAGCCAGAatggtgatgatggggacgacagcgacgacgataTCGAAACGAGGCCCGCAGCGCCAAGAAAGATTGTTTTCCTGGACGGCACGGAGGTCAAGGCAGAGGCCGCTCAGCAGGAGGCGATGGACCTGGATGGGGATGGgagcgacgaggatgagTTCAAGGgattcgacgacgacaaggaggacgacggcaacgacgacgcccaGACACAGAAGGAAAAGACACTCCAGCGGTTACGGCTGCAACTACAAAATGCGAAAAAGAAACTCAAGGTCCTCAgcaaggcggaggagggcctcgagATACAGCGGgccaagatggccaagacgGCGACCTCAGGCGGTacgacgaagaagggcaagaagatcATGGTCCGGACGCGCAAGCGGTAA
- a CDS encoding Putative glycoside hydrolase family 47, six-hairpin glycosidase-like superfamily, which yields MVAKFQLRNYSPPTYRVLALLVVFVVLSVLLLRDEPVQLNGNSDDDVVAPILEATKSSYDWSTHPQKHPVPLADMTRLPDGEPLSLPKIQFDFAADRSDSLKKRDIGLMSSRRHEVRKAFIKSWQSYTRYAWGYDELQPLSLRGRNRYNGWGVTLVDSLDTLWLMGMFDDFNKAVQYVSTIDWNNATESRCNVLETNIRYIGGLLSAYDLSNEQVLLDKAIQLADMLYAAFDTPNRFPPFAFSFVELKAGRILPDPYQSAAAIGSMSLEFTRLAQLTGEFKFYDAIERIKQAFDLIQEETMLPGLWPSFINVRDDFQATNNIFKLGGDGDSVYEYLPKMHVLLGGLDTSYEKMYKGAARAAKAHLLYRPMTPQMDDILLLGTAIVNEKLRKIDQISEIEHLSCFAGGMFAMAGKLFDIPDDVEVGDKLARGCAWAYKSFKSGLMPEKAQVVKCDTIDACAWDEQKWAAQSGQQAPRGFWRVDDAHYNLRPEGIESLFILYRITGREDLLDMAWDMFQAVQRATQTDDAHAVIVDVTYSQSRQEDTMESFFFAETLKYFYLIFSDPELISLDEWVFNTEAHPFKRPTST from the coding sequence ATGGTAGCGAAATTCCAGTTACGAAACTACTCACCGCCGACATACCGGGTGCTCGCTCTGCTTGTCGTCTTCGTTGTGCTATCAGTACTTCTATTACGAGACGAGCCAGTGCAGCTCAATGGCAACAGCGATGACGATGTTGTTGCTCCCATTCTTGAGGCTACGAAGAGCAGCTATGACTGGTCTACACATCCCCAGAAGCATCCGGTCCCTCTGGCGGATATGACACGGCTCCCCGACGGAGAGCCACTCAGTCTCCCCAAGATCCAGTTCGATTTCGCTGCAGACCGATCAGACAGCCTGAAGAAAAGAGATATCGGCCTCATGAGCTCCCGCCGCCATGAGGTGCGCAAAGCATTCATTAAGAGCTGGCAGTCTTATACCAGGTACGCCTGGGGATACGACGAGTTACAACCTCTATCTTTGAGGGGCAGGAACCGCTACAACGGCTGGGGCGTTACCCTGGTCGACTCGCTCGACACACTATGGTTGATGGGAATGTTTGATGATTTCAACAAAGCCGTCCAGTACGTCAGCACGATTGATTGGAATAACGCGACGGAGTCAAGGTGCAACGTGCTCGAGACGAATATTCGGTACATCGGTGGACTTCTGTCGGCGTACGACCTTAGCAACGAACAagtgcttctcgacaaggccatcCAGCTCGCCGATATGCTGTACGCGGCTTTCGACACGCCCAAccgcttccccccctttgccTTCAGCTTTGTAGAGCTCAAGGCGGGAAGAATCCTACCTGATCCCTACCAAAGCGCTGCTGCTATCGGCAGCATGTCTTTGGAATTTACAAGACTTGCTCAGTTGACGGGAGAGTTCAAATTCTACGACGCCATCGAGCGCATAAAGCAAGCGTTCGACCTCATCCAGGAAGAGACCATGCTGCCGGGCCTGTGGCCGAGCTTCATCAACGTCCGCGATGACTTCCAAGCGACCAACAACATCTTCAAGCTGGGAGGGGACGGCGACTCAGTCTACGAATACCTGCCGAAGATGCACGTCCTCCTAGGCGGACTCGACACATCCTATGAGAAAATGTACAAGGGCGCCGCAAGAGCAGCCAAGGCTCATCTTCTGTACCGACCAATGACACCGCAGATGGATGACATCTTGCTCCTCGGTaccgccatcgtcaacgagaAATTAAGAAAAATCGACCAGATCTCCGAAATCGAGCACTTGTCCTGCTTCGCTGGCGGGATGTTCGCCATGGCCGGCAAGCTGTTTGACATCCCagacgatgtcgaggtcggcgacaAGCTCGCGCGCGGATGCGCATGGGCGTACAAGTCTTTCAAGAGCGGCCTCATGCCGGAAAAAGCCCAGGTTGTCAAATGCGACACCATAGACGCCTGCGCGTGGGACGAGCAGAAATGGGCTGCGCAGAGCGGTCAGCAAGCACCCCGCGGATTCTGGCGCGTCGATGACGCCCACTACAACCTGCGGCCCGAGGGTATCGAGAGCCTCTTCATTCTCTACCGAATCACTGGCAGGGAGGACCTTCTAGACATGGCGTGGGACATGTTCCAGGCCGTCCAGAGGGCAACGCAGACGGACGACGCCCACGCCGTGATTGTCGACGTGACATACAGCCAGTCGCGGCAGGAGGATACGATGGAGAGCTTCTTCTTTGCAGAAACATTGAAGTACTTTTACTTGATTTTCTCGGATCCCGAGCTGATCAGCCTGGACGAATGGGTCTTTAACACCGAGGCTCATCCCTTTAAACGGCCTACATCAACATGA
- a CDS encoding Putative nucleoside triphosphate pyrophosphatase Maf-like protein, with amino-acid sequence MGDVKTSSDPPPEYVKASEHLNRPRAPSAAAGGPGPRGPLPLNLPIISYLKSKRVILASASPRRRALLAQVGLTGLEITPSTKPEDLDKSAYGPYEYVSETARKKCLDVYETALQTHLASIPDPDVVIAADTVIVTRDGRVLEKPRSEAEHIKMLRHLRDTRVHRVLTSVCVIAPREDARSPGYEISIHTEETKVYFAQETNGLPDDVIDAYVKTREGADKAGGYAVQGIGGMLLVEKIEGSFDNVVGLPVRQTLALAEKVVFKQGGDEVDEEEEEDLM; translated from the coding sequence ATGGGCGACGTGAAAACTTCCTCCGATCCCCCGCCGGAATACGTCAAGGCCAGCGAGCACCTCAACCGGCCCCGggcgccgtccgccgccgccggtggtcCCGGCCCGCGGGGGCCGCTTCCCCTCAACctccccatcatctcctACCTCAAGTCCAAGCGCGTGAtcctcgcctcggcctcgccgcggcggcgcgcccTCCTTGCCCAGGTCGGCCTGACGGGCCTCGAAATCACACCCTCGACGAAacccgaggacctcgacaaGTCGGCTTACGGGCCCTACGAGTACGTCTCCGAGACGGCGCGGAAGAAGTGCCTCGACGTGTACGAGACGGCGCTGCAGACGCACCTCGCCTCGATCCCGGACCcggacgtcgtcatcgccgccgacaccgtcatcgtcacccgCGATGGCCGCGTGCTGGAGAAGCCGCGCAGCGAGGCCGAGCACATCAAGATGCTGCGCCACTTAAGAGACACCCGCGTGCACCGCGTCCTGACCTCTGTGTGCGTCATCGCGCCACGGGAGGACGCGCGGTCGCCGGGCTATGAGATTTCCATCCATACCGAGGAGACCAAGGTGTATTTTGCGCAGGAGACCAACGGCCTGCCGGACGACGTGATTGATGCGTACGTCAAGACGAGAGAAGGCGCCGATAAGGCGGGCGGGTACGCGGTGCaaggcatcggcggcatgtTGCTAGTCGAGAAGATCGAGGGCAGCTTTGATAACGTGGTCGGCTTGCCCGTGAGGCAGACGCTCGCGCTGGCAGAGAAGGTCGTGTTCAAGCAGGGCGGTGATGAAgtcgacgaagaggaggaagaagattTGATGTGA
- a CDS encoding Putative myc-type, basic helix-loop-helix (bHLH) domain-containing protein produces the protein MSSPNKSNSPSAPADAEQPEEKPRLTEAEKKQNHIASEQKRRQAIREGFDRLTELVPGLEGQGRSEGLVLKKTVEFMKEQLRQRQELVDRIESTGGEVDEKYKRPLFHQQANSTSSRTR, from the exons ATGTCTTCCCCAAATAAGTCAAATTCCCCGTCAGCTCCGGCAGATGCCGAGCAGCCAGAAGAGAAGCCGCGCCTCAccgaggcggagaagaagcagaaccACATTGCGTCTG AACAGAAGCGACGCCAGGCCATCCGTGAGGGCTTCGATCGGCTCACGGAGCTGGTGCCAGGTCTGGAGGGCCAGGGCCGCTCCGAGGGTCTCGTGCTGAAGAAGACGGTGGAATTCATGAAGGAGCAGCTCAGGCAGCGCCAGGAACTGGTGGACCGCATCGAGagcaccggcggcgaagtcgaCGAGAAGTATAAGCG GCCACTATTTCATCAGCAGGCAAACAGCACCTCCAGCAGGACGAGGTGA
- a CDS encoding Class II Aminoacyl-tRNA synthetase/Biotinyl protein ligase (BPL) and lipoyl protein ligase (LPL) yields the protein MLPARAVPPALRTLPSLRNPLLRRQCLPRQWYSDKKPAATPATTSAAGDDLPDHRKLGIQQELFTTSVYSPGSPIFLPNGTRVFNRLVDFLRRQYVHYGFDEVITPNIYKKSLWEVSGHLQNYADDMYTVTSRARAPEEKAASCCDAGSREPPHEGSGEAARMAEGEDDDYGLKPMNCPGHCLIFASKNRSYRDLPIRYADFSPLHRNEISGALSGLTRVRRFHQDDGHIFCRPIQIRDEVFKTLDFMKTVYGALGLDYFDFALSTRPPDHYIGTDAEWERAEAQLRDALEQAGLKYTIKEGDGAFYGPKIDVMLHDSHGKSHQAGTIQLDFQLPQRFNLEYQAPAPKSEAQGLPLEKADPVELETYGPVAPVMVHRAILGSVERLMALLIEEYKGKWPFWLNPRQCAILTLNDTEPIMQWASEIKDVLTGHDRVRDSNKPRQPRPTGFAVEIDASPRSLAKKLAEAREKGFGVIAVVGKQNVQNGTVTVNVSDRSSTKEAGDKKKAREDMTPVDLREKMQEMVATYQ from the coding sequence ATGCTTCCCGCACGGGCTGTCCCACCAGCTCTCCGTACGCTACCGAGCCTCCGAAACCCGTTGCTGAGGCGGCAATGCCTTCCGAGACAATGGTACTCCGACAAGAAACCCGCCGCGACTCCGGCCACAACCTCCGCTGCCGGGGATGACCTCCCCGACCACCGAAAGCTGGGCATCCAACAGGAGCTCTTCACCACCTCCGTCTACAGCCCGGGCTCGCCAATCTTCCTCCCGAATGGCACGCGCGTATTCAACCGCTTGGTAGACTTTTTGCGGCGGCAATATGTTCACtacggcttcgacgaggtCATCACGCCAAACATCTACAAAAAGTCTCTTTGGGAGGTGTCAGGCCACTTGCAAAACTACGCCGACGACATGTACACCGTCACCAGCCGCGCGCGCGcccccgaggagaaggcggcaaGCTGTTGCGACGCTGGCAGCAGGGAACCGCCGCACGAAGGCAGTGGTGAGGCGGCCCGgatggccgagggcgaggacgacgactacgGCCTCAAGCCCATGAATTGCCCGGGCCACTGCCTTATCTTCGCCTCAAAGAACAGAAGCTACCGCGACCTTCCAATCCGCTACGCCGACTTCAGCCCGCTACACCGCAACGAGATCTCGGGCGCGCTTAGCGGCCTGACGCGGGTACGTCGCTTCCACCAGGACGACGGCCATATCTTCTGCCGGCCGATCCAGATTCGGGACGAGGTGTTCAAGACGCTAGACTTCATGAAGACGGTGTACGGCGCGCTGGGACTGGACTACTTCGACTTCGCGTtgtcgacgcggccgccggaCCACTACATCGGCACCGATGCCGAATGGGAGCGGGCGGAGGCACAGTTGCGCGATGCGCTGGAGCAGGCCGGGCTCAAATATACCATCAAGGAAGGGGATGGTGCTTTCTACGGCCCCAAGATCGACGTCATGCTTCATGACTCTCACGGGAAGTCGCATCAGGCCGGTACAATCCAGCTCGACTTCCAGCTTCCGCAGAGATTCAATCTCGAGTACCAAGCGCCAGCGCCCAAGTCGGAGGCTCAGGGGTTGCCGCTGGAGAAGGCCGACCCGGTCGAGCTCGAGACTTACGGGCCAGTGGCACCCGTCATGGTCCACCGAGCCATTCTGGGCTCGGTCGAGCGTTTGATGGCGTTGCTGATTGAGGAGTACAAGGGCAAATGGCCCTTCTGGCTGAACCCACGCCAGTGCGCCATCCTGACCCTTAACGACACGGAACCCATAATGCAGTGGGCGTCCGAGATCAAGGATGTCCTGACGGGACATGACCGCGTGAGGGACTCGAACAAGCCGAGACAGCCGCGCCCTACGGGTTTCGCAGTCGAGATTGACGCGAGTCCGCGGTCATTGGCGAAGAAACTAGCCGAGGCGAGGGAGAAAGGATTCGGTGTCATCGCCGTGGTGGGGAAGCAAAACGTGCAAAACGGGACCGTAACCGTCAACGTGAGCGACCGGTCATCAACCAAGGAAGCCGGCGATAAAAAGAAGGCGCGCGAGGACATGACGCCTGTGGATCTGCGCGAGAAGATGCAAGAAATGGTGGCGACGTACCAATAG
- a CDS encoding Putative aldehyde dehydrogenase domain, aldehyde/histidinol dehydrogenase yields the protein MLTQTNGTSTQGEYTVPFLIDGEKVIPDKTFDVVSPATGITVHKCGSATEKDALAAVDSAAKAFKSWKKTTLIQRRDIFLKAAAIMESRKGELARIMSEETGAAAGWSEFILGLGIGCIKDVGGRLVTVEGSVPATNDPNISALVLKEPYGVVLAIAPWNAPFILGARSIAFPIAAGNTAILKASEFSPRTLVEMVSCFHEAGLPKGVLNVVVHEPANAAAITTSLIAHPEVKKINFTGSTVVGRIIAKQAGEYLKPVLLELGGKAPAIVWEDADLDLAADQCAIGSFLHGGQICMSTERIIVHKKVSEQFQAKLSASIEKIFPTTSDAPVLINTVAVEKNKKLIKDAVGKGASVIAGNVDAEETSKTRLRPIVIKNVSTDMDIYKTESFGPSVSLFEVETEEEALAIANDTEYGLTSAVFTEDLRTGLRFAKEIESGAVHINNMTVHDESGLPHGGVKSSGFGRFNSTGLEEWVRTKTITFRN from the exons ATGTTAACTCAAACCAACGGTACCTCGACACAAGGGGAATACACTGTCCCGTTCCTCATCGACGGTGAAAAGGTAATCCCTGATAAGACTTTCGACGTGGTGTCTCCCGCCACCGGAATTACTGTCCACAAATGCGGCAGCGCGACTGAGAAAGATGCACTCGCGGCAGTTGACTCTGCTGCCAAGGCATTCAAGAGCTGGAAGAAGACAACATTGATTCAGCGTCGAGACATATTCCTAAAGGCTGCTGCCATAATGGAGAGCCGCAAGGGAGAGCTGGCTCGCATCATGTCTGAGGAGaccggcgctgctgctggatggTCCGAATTTATCTTGGGGCTAGGCATTGGTTGCATCAAGGACGTTGGCGGGCGCCTCGTCACAGTGGAGGGCTCCGTGCCAGCAACAAACGATCCTAACATCAGCGCACTCGTTCTGAAGGAGCCTTACGGAGTCGTTCTTGCGATTGCGCCCTG GAATGCCCCCTTCATCCTGGGAGCACGATCAATAGCATTCCCTATCGCAGCTGGCAACACCGCCATTCTCAAGGCCTCGGAGTTTTCACCAAGGACACTTGTCGAGATGGTGTCTTGCTTTCATGAGGCCGGCCTGCCCAAGGGAGTCCTGAACGTGGTTGTTCACGAGCCTGCCAACGCCGCGGCCATCACGACATCTCTGATCGCCCACCCTGAAGTCAAGAAGATCAACTTCACCGGTAgcaccgtcgtcgggcgCATCATCGCCAAGCAGGCAGGAGAGTACTTGAAGCCCGTCTTGCTGGAATTGGGAGGCAAGGCCCCGGCCATCGTGTGGGAGGACGCCGATCTCGACCTGGCTGCGGATCAATGCGCAATCGGCTCTTTTCTCCACGGAGGTCAAATTTGCATGAGCACGGAGCGAATCATCGTTCACAAAAAGGTCAGCGAGCAGTTCCAGGCCAAGCTGTCTGCCTCAATTGAAAAGATCTTCCCGACAACATCCGATGCACCGGTTCTCATCAACACAGTCGCCGTtgagaagaacaagaaacTCATCAAGGATGCTGTCGGCAAGGGGGCCTCCGTTATCGCCGGCaacgtcgatgccgaggagaCGTCCAAGACGAGGTTGCGGCCAATCGTCATCAAGAACGTGAGCACTGACATGGACATCTATAAGACCGAGTCTTTCGGGCCGTCCGTGTCGCTCTTTGAGGTCGAGACCGAAGAGGAGGCTCTGGCGATCGCCAACGATACAGAGTACGGCCTGACATCTGCTGTATTTACGGAGGATCTGCGCACCGGTCTGCGGTTTGCCAAGGAGATTGAATCAGGCGCCGTCCACATCAACAATATGACTGTTCACGATGAGAGCGGCCTGCCTCATGGTGGTGTCAAGTCCAGCGGCTTTGGCAGGTTTAACTCGACGGGCTTGGAAGAGTGGGTGAGAACCAAGACGATTACGTTCCGGAACTGA
- a CDS encoding Putative zn(2)Cys(6) fungal-type DNA-binding domain-containing protein → MDGLAIVSAGGATPVSPASPTNARHAPNGPPKRKHSSMALDSSPGSNVGHDDDNGEPDSKKRQPGVKRACNECRQQKLRCDVVQEPFQSCSRCNRLKLECKIESNFKRIGKRSKHAEMEKEIDRLRRNIARAQSQGYTVEDDDHDLQSPIATSVYTHTRNPSLMGSDEAVSSLLHLKRGGSYSLPRYTHELENVRLTEESVNQLFNEFFAYYHPFLPFLNPQQTPDQYFQQHALLFWSIISVAARRYSADPTLLTSISGPLTRLLWSTIGDVPSSYFVVKALCLLCTWPLPTSTTSADPTHILCGVMMKVATGIGLHRPNHSQDFSRVSVDLNKEQLHDRVSTWAVCNVVAQTIGTGYGQPASTLYDWTLAVRRGEDGPFRLTPELEARLQIERFCDKVSKEMYSNASDPRGVAGDEHRAMLMRVYRKDFNELQAAILSQHLGPIVNLHMRAAALHLRLAGFFDSSTTPGYIDDLMGLWRATTSFLDNILEVDKVTSPGQNSPGQILLYATNYIQQMLIAAGFALLKLMRSFFAKTIDFDRGRNLFHQTINAIRATSVVNNDLQWRLAELMVQMWNGARLDNNSTASYDNDDSPLLIDDTLQLKVRCRHSMSLVFDSVWRWREEYQAQGRGSIDAMKQPTNPDSANESSASSTHLDSTLMPATQGLQASSLLTTNGALTPSHSGGVGSQAPNNSMLSGINYGETNYDFFDPQHWMLDGLLDFNYNFVQPLEGA, encoded by the exons ATGGACGGCCTGGCCATCGTCTCTGCCGGCGGGGCCACGCCCGTGTCGCCCGCCAGTCCCACGAACGCCCGTCATGCTCCCAACGGGCCTCCCAAGAGGAAGCACAGCAGTATGGCATTGGATAGTAGCCCCGGCAGCAATGTAGGtcatgacgacgacaatggcGAGCCTGATTCTAAGAAACGCCAGCCCGGCGTCAAACGCGCTTGCAACGAGTGCCGACAACAAAAG CTGCGATGCGATGTCGTTCAAGAACCCTTCCAGAGTTGTTCCCGGTGCAATCGTCTGAAGCTCGAATGCAAGATCGAGTCAAACTTTAAGCGTATCGGCAAGCGCTCGAAGcacgccgagatggagaaggagatcgaCAGGTTACGGCGCAACATCGCACGCGCCCAAAGCCAGGGCTACaccgtcgaagacgacgatcACGACCTGCAATCTCCCATCGCAACGAGCGTGTATACCCATACCCGGAACCCCTCCCTCATGGGTTCTGACGAGGCCGTCTCTTCGCTGTTGCACCTCAAGAGGGGCGGGTCGTACAGCCTACCACGCTACACACACGAACTGGAGAACGTGCGCCTGACTGAAGAGTCAGTGAACCAGCTGTTCAACGAGTTCTTTGCCTACTATCATCCTTTCCTCCCCTTTCTCAACCCCCAACAGACACCCGACCAGTATTTTCAGCAGCACGCCCTACTCTTCTGGTCCATCATCTCAGTTGCTGCTCGTCGTTATAGTGCAGATCCCACGCTGTTGACCTCGATATCAGGGCCTTTGACGCGATTGTTGTGGTCCACCATTGGAGACGTGCCCAGCAGCTACTTCGTTGTCAAAGCTCTGTGTCTGCTCTGCACATGGCCCCTGCCAACAAGCACGACAAGTGCTGACCCAACGCATATTCTGTGTGGTGTCATGATGAAAGTCGCGACCGGCATTGGCCTTCACAGGCCTAATCACAGCCAAGACTTTTCCAGGGTATCCGTCGATCTCAACAAAGAGCAACTGCATGACCGCGTATCGACTTGGGCTGTCTGCAACGTGGTCGCTCAGACCATCGGCACTGGCTACGGTCAGCCGGCCTCGACTCTCTATGATTGGACCTTGGCCGTTCGTCGAGGCGAAGATGGGCCCTTTCGATTGACACCCGAACTGGAGGCTAGACTTCAAATCGAACGTTTTTGCGACAAAGTCTCAAAGGAGATGTACAGCAACGCCAGTGATCCCAGAGGGGTTGCTGGGGACGAGCATCGAGCCATGCTGATGCGGGTGTACCGAAAGGACTTCAACGAACTTCAGGCAGCTATCCTCTCACAACACCTGGGACCAATTGTCAACCTTCATATGCGAGCTGCCGCCCTTCACCTGCGCTTGGCTGGCTTTTTTGACTCGAGCACAACACCCGGCTACATCGATGATCTGATGGGGCTTTGGAGAGCCACTACAAGCTTTTTGGACAACattctcgaggtcgacaaggTCACATCGCCCGGACAGAACTCACCTGGGCAAATCTTGCTATATGCCACAAACTACATCCAGCAGATGTTGATAGCGGCGGGGTTTGCTCTGCTCAAGCTCATGAGGTCGTTCTTTGCGAAGACGATCGACTTTGACCGTGGTCGCAACCTCTTCCACCAGACGATCAACGCAATCCGTGCGACAAGCGTTGTGAATAACGACCTTCAGTGGCGCTTAGCCGAGCTTATGGTGCAAATGTGGAACGGAGCCCGGCTTGACAACAACAGCACGGCATCATACGACAATGACGACTCTCCATTGCTAATCGACGACACGTTACAGCTCAAGGTGCGCTGTCGCCATAGCATGAGTCTCGTGTTCGACTCTGTGTGGCGGTGGAGAGAAGAGTATCAAGCCCAAGGTAGAGGCTCGATTGACG CCATGAAGCAACCTACTAATCCAGACTCAGCGAACGAGTCCTCAGCGTCTTCGACCCATTTGGACAGCACTCTGATGCCGGCCACGCAAGGGTTGCAAGCGAGCAGCTTGCTCACGACCAATGGAGCTCTTACCCCGAGCCACTCTGGCGGCGTCGGAAGCCAAGCACCCAACAACAGCATGCTAAGCGGGATAAATTATGGCGAGACCAACTACGACTTCTTCGACCCCCAACACTGGATGTTGGATGGCCTGCTGGACTTTAACTACAACTTTGTGCAGCCCCTTGAGGGCGCATAG